TCCATTGATTTGTATGTAGTCTGTGCAGAAAGAGAACCGttgtaaatgaaattttaataaattaattcgaaTAGTATTAGCTCGCTTAACAGCCAAGCCAGTTCTCTTTCCACTCTAGATGATTTGACTGACGCACATTCTAAAACATGCCGCCCCATTCCTCATCATGTTTCTCTTCGACACGTAAGTgtaaatttcttataaaatatagattagaTGTAAGACCTGAATCgaatggctggccatgcgtgatactcgtgaacgagTGCTACTTATGAtgactggtcggacttgaattcgtgtatgctgtgatgttagttatttcgactatgtatttgcgtgttgttcccacgagaatgtaagtgcgtgctcctatttcacaatgtctcctgctgatgtcatgtggaacatggtgtgatggttgcagctccttataAACGTTgtgcaatacaaaaaaaaacttggcgattaaaaagagtgtcggagagtttattgccagttcttctcctCCGtgtagaagcatttaatgtatatttcttttttttgacgttcataagtgtatattgtgttacctatatgaataaatgatttttgactttgacttttaaTGCCTTCTAGCACAAAACGGTTattgcaattaaataaataaaataaatcagtggcgttTCAATCTTTtctgtcaatctaataggcaagtaggtgatcaacctatcgtgcaagccggtttcctccaAATTTTATGAAGAGATGAATAACAAAAACTCACcggaaaaaaagaaaaacaacacTTCGCCAATAAAACTCTGTCCGGCCACAATGGTGCCTTCGATAAGTTTGATATTCGATTTTGATCCAGTCACCTCCGCTAATTCTTCTAAAAACCTGTAAGATAGATATACAGCAATATAGTCTGTGCAAATGTACGAACGAATGTGATTTTTACGTCAACTGTCAAGTGTGAACTGTCTAACATGTTTTCGTGTTAAAATGTGCACTGTCAATGTATAATGACCGAACGGTGTTGCCAGAAAAGAAAGGTAATTTAGCACTGCTGGAACCTCTGGGACAAACATCACTAGGATTCTCTTGCCACAAACTCTTGTGATGCCGactttaattcaattaatgaTCGAATAAACaagtaaattgttataattagtgcaaaatttattatatttgaagatTATTATAAGGAAGATTTGCGACATtctcgaatatttttaaaggtgTAAAGAGATTTTGACGGATATAACTTGTCAGACAGATTTTAGTGAGCTACGTCATAGTGGCAGAATTTTTTTTGGAGTCTTAAAAGCAGCTCGAATTCAACGAAAATTGTTCTTGTGTGAgttctaatttatttacaataacacCGAAAGGGTGTGTAAATTTCTGCACGCGCACATATACCGAGCCttcaacaaaatatacattctCCAAAGAATATGCAAAACTTaccaaaacatataataaatgatgAAACTGTCGAAAAACCCGGCCACGACCGCGAATATTATGAAGACAGCAACTTTTGGtatcttcaatattttttttaaagctttacCGGAATCTGTGGGACTCGAAAGGGAGGGTAGctgcaaaaaatataatttttaaatatgatttgtCATAGAGACATCATATATTTGAGGTCTTGCTAatgtgttaatatttacagtgatCATTCAGATAAACGATTCTTAAATATTGCCCGTCAATTTAAAGCCGTCTCCGGGGTCGCTAAGTATGCTATTATAGCAACACTAACTATAGTCATATGTATGCAATTTGTCTATAGTCAACGCATTATGAACTGTCTCGTCGAGCAATGTCACTGACAGAAGAAATCTGCTTACACTTGAACGGCTCCATAAGGATCATCTCGATCAGGAGCTTGAGGCAAAACCGACTGCCTTGCCACACTAACGTGACATCGGAAATGGTCACGTGACAAGAAAGTTACTCCTAAACAAATCTGTTCAGTGTTCAGTGTCCCCAGGACAGCTTAGAGTAAAAAATACTCACAGTTAACATCCTGCAGCTGGCCAAATCCACGAAGGTGGCCACGATTGCTATAATAAACGCAGGGGTGAAATTCTTATATGTCCCAGAGAAGAGATCAATAAGCCAGCCACCCAATAAAGCTGTTATGCCATATCCCACTGTGCCCCATGCCCTCTGGGAACCGTACTTTGACCCTCCATCAGGTcctaaaattgatttattaaagttcacccCATCATACATAGTACTATGTCTAGGTCTACTAAAAGTTATCTAAAATgttggtaaacataaatattattaaaaaaatcactagcTTTTGCTAGTCAGCGGATTAGGCATACAGGCACGTAACAatgctttctttaaaattaatcagcTTTCCACTGAATCCAGCTCCAGAAAATTACTGGTTTATCCATTATAATTGCAAAGGGAGGTGTCTATGTTGGTTTTTGCAGTCGGAATTTggaattgtttaaatatatgatagagggcattataatgtatatgtcgcagtaaagtagttaaatcggagagttaattaaagttttagacAGTTAAtcaaaaatcgatattcaatcaagtcgctaaagttccgtcagataAGTGAGGGaatgaaacgtttaacgagtttcctaaacgttcctaggcaacaagactgACCAAAcctaatttacaataaagcaataCACGGAACTGAAAATTTAACGCATTTTTGTCCTAAAACAGTATTGTTTGTTAGGCTTTCTGaggacaattttatttttatttggaggcaatcgggcaggaggctcatctgatgtttaCTGATACCGCAGCCCATTGACAACCTTattgccagaaagctcgcaagtgACATTTTCTATGGTGGAGCATTGCAATGCCAGCTGTAGTGATTTTAGCTCTGAACAGTTCACTTACTTGCTTACTAATAGTAAAGAAAGTACGACACATAGAATAGATATTAGTACAAGGACGGGttgactgcaatgtttctagatttttccactatttggagaacttttcagcaagctgAAATGTGATTTCTGACTGTTTCaggggtcaatcacatataagaaaattgtaatttgcatAATGTTACTCTAGTTATCAGGAgactgaaacattttttcagaaAATCAGTTTTAAGGCGCTTTAATGAAGGAATTCTTCTAGACAGAATTTTCTAGGTGTCGGACAAGGACGGAATGGTACGCCAGAGAGAGGAAAGATCGGAACCTTCTCAAAGATAGACTGAggactctagaacgccgtacgacaaggacggagcaatgtGCTAAAGTGATTAAGAGtacggacgttctagaattgtgcaatcgctactcagtagcaatccTGCGATCAGTAGAGAATTCTCGAACATCGTTCAAGATCATTCCCAATGATATATATGCGAGCCGAGACGGTGGTTTAGTTTCGAATGCGATATCAAGAGATAAACACCGAGGACATAAAGCgcgaataaagtgaagtgACGAGTGATATAGTACTGTGTgtgtaattaaagtaattagtgactgtattttgtgtgtttaatTAGTTTACATTTGCAccttttttgtgtttataaattcctcatcgatttatttagaaataaacccttgcgagagatctacggcattttctatccgatcccctagctcgtaacaatattaggTATAAGTTTAAGCAAGGAGTTACGCATTTTAAATTAGCTTACATTCGGATTCCGGATGCTCTGGCATCCTACCCCTTAgctccctgttctataaaaaaacagtctTCTGTGTCTTCAAAACCGCTTTAATTACAACAGCCGTGCACTCACCCAAAACATCAAAGCAAACAGCATCCCCAATACAGTTAGCAACATTAAACGCGACTGTCCCCACGCTCATCATGAGTACAAATCCCCAAAACGTCAGTGTCGTGTAAAAACTCGAATAACTTTCGTCAATCCAGCCATCAATATTTTCCCGCGCATCTAACGTCGCTTCGTAGCAGAGTAAATTGCAGTCCTGTATCGGTAGGCATGCTATCTCGCTACCTCCAGTCTCCATTTGCATATGTAAGACCGAGCAAGATGTATTTGTCACTGCTCCGTCTATATACATAGTGCTTACGTGCGTGGAGTTAGATAGATACACATTAAATTTGTAGTCTGTGGAACAATTCCAGTGGCAGTTGTACTTGTCAAGTATCAAACTATCTAAGGTTGAGTGcggttttatatatattgtgtcGTTGAGGTTGTATATCGATTCTACGATTTTTTCAGACTCGTCGGGTACAGGCAGGAA
This DNA window, taken from Pieris brassicae chromosome 14, ilPieBrab1.1, whole genome shotgun sequence, encodes the following:
- the LOC123718117 gene encoding uncharacterized protein LOC123718117, encoding MKLEVDKSLLPIKIHFFFFFAALGPILPQINVFGRQLGVSAAVMGMVTAVLPLLWAAAKPMVGYVVDYWPNHRKLVFMLLIIIMSGSYCCLWFLPVPDESEKIVESIYNLNDTIYIKPHSTLDSLILDKYNCHWNCSTDYKFNVYLSNSTHVSTMYIDGAVTNTSCSVLHMQMETGGSEIACLPIQDCNLLCYEATLDARENIDGWIDESYSSFYTTLTFWGFVLMMSVGTVAFNVANCIGDAVCFDVLGPDGGSKYGSQRAWGTVGYGITALLGGWLIDLFSGTYKNFTPAFIIAIVATFVDLASCRMLTLPSLSSPTDSGKALKKILKIPKVAVFIIFAVVAGFFDSFIIYYMFWFLEELAEVTGSKSNIKLIEGTIVAGQSFIGEVLFFFFSGKILNRWGYGTTLTFCLFFYGVRMIAISLIQHPWHLVFVESIMQGPTYALCYSTIVGYAAHVAPEGYSATVQGIVAGMDDGVGFALGSLVGGQLYSRAGGRGSFRILAGIALFAAAVHALLFAWLTRNDSEQKRPKVTSQDEGEIMLALNNGIYQDTVVPVVKKNSLL